A section of the Leptospira kobayashii genome encodes:
- a CDS encoding alpha/beta fold hydrolase, with translation MYNGVIQTFRNDEFNLQYIIEGKGKPALVVGSALYYQRTYSQNLRNHLKLVFADHRGFAPNNLVKDKTKFELELLVEDIESLRKKLDLGKLILMGHSGHGYMALEYAKKYPENVSHLVLTCFAPSHSSENHAESDKHFDLTAAQERKTALAKGMSQLGDAISKDPSKAFITFCLLTGAKSWYDYDFDASELWADVEVNMTMFDYVWGEIFRDIDITKGLEKMDVPVFLGLGRYDYLVPPAHTWDGIKEKFKNLTYHIFEKSSHAVHFEEPELFDKVLIEWLKTN, from the coding sequence ATGTACAATGGCGTAATTCAAACATTTCGCAATGATGAGTTCAATCTTCAATACATCATCGAAGGAAAAGGAAAACCTGCCCTGGTTGTAGGAAGCGCTCTTTATTATCAAAGAACTTATTCTCAAAATCTTCGTAATCATCTCAAACTGGTTTTTGCAGATCATAGGGGCTTCGCTCCAAACAACCTAGTGAAAGATAAAACAAAATTCGAGTTGGAATTACTCGTCGAAGACATAGAGTCTCTTAGAAAAAAACTAGATTTGGGGAAACTGATTCTTATGGGCCATTCAGGTCATGGTTATATGGCTCTAGAATATGCAAAAAAATACCCTGAAAATGTATCTCATTTGGTATTAACTTGTTTCGCGCCCAGCCATTCTTCAGAGAACCATGCGGAGTCGGATAAACATTTTGATCTAACTGCGGCGCAAGAAAGAAAGACTGCTCTAGCCAAAGGGATGAGTCAATTGGGTGACGCCATTTCCAAAGACCCATCGAAAGCATTTATCACTTTTTGCTTGTTAACTGGAGCAAAAAGCTGGTATGACTACGATTTCGATGCATCTGAACTTTGGGCGGATGTGGAAGTAAATATGACTATGTTCGATTATGTTTGGGGAGAGATCTTCAGGGACATTGACATTACTAAAGGATTGGAAAAAATGGATGTTCCCGTTTTTTTAGGTTTGGGGCGTTATGATTACCTGGTTCCTCCGGCTCACACATGGGATGGAATAAAAGAAAAATTCAAAAACCTTACCTATCATATATTTGAAAAAAGTAGTCATGCAG